A part of Phoenix dactylifera cultivar Barhee BC4 chromosome 2, palm_55x_up_171113_PBpolish2nd_filt_p, whole genome shotgun sequence genomic DNA contains:
- the LOC103724132 gene encoding DNA topoisomerase 2-like isoform X2 produces the protein MENAEIQNIKQILGLQQGKEYESTKGLRYGHLMIMTDRDHDGSHIKGLLINFIHSFWPSLLKIPSFMVEFITPIVKATHNRNKNVLSFYSMPEYEAWKESLERNASSWSIKYWVGNKHIKRRKGIFPRYS, from the exons ATGGAGAATGCAGAAATCCAGAACATTAAGCAAATTCTCGGTTTGCAGCAGGGGAAGGAGTACGAAAGCACCAAAGGTTTAAGGTATGGACATCTCATGATAATGACCGATCGG GATCATGATGGTTCTCACATCAAGGGCCTCCTGATTAACTTCATACATTCATTTTGGCCATCACTGCTGAAAATCCCATCGTTCATGGTTGAATTCATCACACCTATAGTGAAG GCAACTCATAACAGAAACAAGAATGTCCTGTCATTCTACTCCATGCCTGAGTATGAAGCATGGAAAGAAAGTTTGGAAAGGAATGCAAGTAGCTGGTCTATTAAGTATT GGGTTGGGAACAAGCACAtcaaaagaaggaaaggaatATTTCCAAGATATTCATAA
- the LOC103724132 gene encoding DNA topoisomerase 2-like isoform X1 has protein sequence MENAEIQNIKQILGLQQGKEYESTKGLRYGHLMIMTDRDHDGSHIKGLLINFIHSFWPSLLKIPSFMVEFITPIVKATHNRNKNVLSFYSMPEYEAWKESLERNASSWSIKYYKGLGTSTSKEGKEYFQDIHKHKKDFMWVDEQDGDA, from the exons ATGGAGAATGCAGAAATCCAGAACATTAAGCAAATTCTCGGTTTGCAGCAGGGGAAGGAGTACGAAAGCACCAAAGGTTTAAGGTATGGACATCTCATGATAATGACCGATCGG GATCATGATGGTTCTCACATCAAGGGCCTCCTGATTAACTTCATACATTCATTTTGGCCATCACTGCTGAAAATCCCATCGTTCATGGTTGAATTCATCACACCTATAGTGAAG GCAACTCATAACAGAAACAAGAATGTCCTGTCATTCTACTCCATGCCTGAGTATGAAGCATGGAAAGAAAGTTTGGAAAGGAATGCAAGTAGCTGGTCTATTAAGTATTATAAG GGGTTGGGAACAAGCACAtcaaaagaaggaaaggaatATTTCCAAGATATTCATAAGCATAAGAAAGATTTTATGTGGGTGGATGAACAAGATGGAGATGCTTGA